The following coding sequences lie in one Zingiber officinale cultivar Zhangliang chromosome 2B, Zo_v1.1, whole genome shotgun sequence genomic window:
- the LOC122046791 gene encoding uncharacterized protein LOC122046791 — protein sequence MVAASTAVLLSPPPSVALKPLLPTLNHTSFPSKPTPSSRPPTTTKLFASSSSSSSSRTVSPKSPTTSSSGGEAREKEKVFFDGGAHYGDLVANLLLGFTLFWLPLTLAAVSRAFFLRYRFTDRRVTVISGFTGQDRSDFPYSSIQDVQIVPRFIGEWGDLVITLKDGTKVDLRSVPKFREISKYCLSMADGSTTSEAKGGAPPRGF from the coding sequence ATGGTCGCCGCCTCCACCGCCGTCCTCCTGTCTCCACCGCCCTCCGTCGCACTCAAACCCCTCCTCCCCACCCTAAACCACACCTCCTTCCCTTCTAAGCCCACTCCTTCCTCTCGCCCCCCAACCACCACAAAGCTcttcgcctcctcctcctcctcctcctcgtcgcGGACTGTCTCCCCCAAATCCCCCACCACCTCATCATCCGGCGGCGAGGCCAGGGAGAAGGAAAAAGTATTCTTCGACGGAGGTGCCCACTACGGGGACCTCGTCGCCAACCTCCTCCTAGGGTTCACCCTCTTCTGGCTCCCCCTCACCCTGGCCGCCGTCTCCCGCGCCTTCTTCCTCCGCTACCGCTTCACCGACCGCCGAGTCACCGTCATCTCCGGTTTCACCGGACAGGACCGCAGCGACTTCCCCTACTCGTCCATCCAGGACGTCCAGATCGTGCCCAGATTCATCGGCGAGTGGGGGGATCTGGTGATCACCCTCAAGGACGGCACCAAGGTGGATCTCCGGAGCGTGCCCAAATTCCGGGAGATCTCCAAGTACTGCCTCTCCATGGCCGATGGCTCAACGACGTCGGAGGCGAAGGGCGGCGCGCCGCCGAGAGGATTTTGA